In a single window of the Melanotaenia boesemani isolate fMelBoe1 chromosome 22, fMelBoe1.pri, whole genome shotgun sequence genome:
- the tmem181 gene encoding transmembrane protein 181 isoform X1, translated as MDTDYSSGLENPLYSELKYFCRKIQEAYNELKEDLTPYRDDRFYRLAPMRLYTLSKRHFVLVFVVFLICFGLTVFIGVAGPRIIAEQEHNGDQLVVKNFTVKTGPFNLVSPPLTTYNQQLWLTCLMQVENSNMGDFKQPFEINVELKGVVQDASVMHINTVNQKSRTLHCGAKCDEIIVLHLGYLNYTRYQVAVSFKGLENITYEIKVKFVWKTYNPTFSQVEIWFRFVFVVLTFMVTCMFAHSLRKFSMRDWGIEQKWMSILLPLLLLYNDPFFPLAFLVNSWFPGTLDAFFQALFLCALLLFWLCVYHGIRVQGERKFLTFYMPKLIIVGLLWLSAVTLGIWQTVNELRDPTYLYKVDIANFQGMKVFFLIVVALYVLYLIFLIVRACSELKNMPYSDLRLKFLTALTFVVLVISMVILYLRFGAKALQDNFVAELSTHYQNSAEFLSFYGLLNFYLYTLAFVYSPSKNSLYDSQLKDNPAFSMLNDSDDEVIYGSDYEDMPLQNGRAIKATAKYQDESDSD; from the exons ATGGACACCGACTACTCTTCTGGCTTGGAAAACCCTCTGTACAGCGAGCTGAAATACTTCTGTAGGAAAATACAAGAGGCCTACAACGAGCTGAAGGAGGATCTGACACCTTACCGTGATGATCGCTTTTATAG ACTGGCCCCCATGCGGCTGTACACTTTGTCTAAAAGGCATTTTGTCTTGGTCTTTGTGGTGTTCCTGATCTGCTTTGGCCTCACAGTCTTCATTGGGGTTGCAG GTCCAAGAATTATTGCTGAACAGGAGCACAATGGAGATCAATTAGTTGTAAAAAATTTTACAGTAAAG ACTGGGCCGTTCAATCTTGTTTCTCCACCTCTCACTACCTACAACCAGCAGCTATGGCTCACCTGTTTGATGCAGGTtgaaaacagcaaca TGGGAGACTTCAAGCAGCCCTTTGAGATTAATGTTGAGCTCAAGGGAGTGGTGCAGGATGCTAGTGTGATGCACATCAACACAGTGAACCAGAAATCACGAACACTGCACTGTGGGGCT AAATGTGATGAGATCATTGTGTTACATCTGGGCTACCTGAACTACACCCGGTACCAGGTTGCTGTCAGTTTCAAAGGGCTTGAAAATATTACATATGAAATCAAGGTCAAATTTGTG tgGAAAACATACAATCCCACTTTCTCACAAGTGGAAATCTGGTTCCGGTTTGTCTTTGTGGTGTTGACTTTTATGGTGACT tGTATGTTTGCTCATTCACTGAGGAAGTTTTCTATGAGGGACTGGGGCATAGAGCAGAAGTGGATGTCTATTTTACTCCCTTTGCTGCTGCTCTACAACG atCCTTTTTTCCCATTGGCTTTTCTGGTGAACAGCTGGTTTCCAGGGACGTTAGATGCTTTCTTTCAGGCTCTCTTCCTGTGTGCTCTCCTGCTCTTCTGGCTCTGTGTTTACCATGGCATAAGAGTTCAG GGCGAGAGAAAATTCCTCACTTTCTACATGCCCAAGCTGATCATTGTCGGTCTTCTGTGGCTCTCAGCGGTTACACTTGGTATATGGCAAAC GGTTAATGAACTAAGGGATCCTACCTATCTGTACAAAGTGGATATTGCAAACTTTCAG GGTATGAAGGTCTTCTTCCTGATCGTTGTTGCCCTCTACGTCCTCTACCTGATATTCCTGATTGTCAGAGCTTGCTCTGAACTCAAGAACATGCCTTATTCAG ATCTCCGGCTTAAATTTTTGACAGCACTTACATTTGTGGTGCTTGTTATCAG CATGGTCATTCTCTACCTGAGGTTTGGTGCCAAAGCTCTTCAAGACAATTTTGTGGCTGAATTGTCAACTCATTATCAGAACT CAGCTGAATTTTTATCCTTCTATGGCCTGCTCAACTTTTATTTGTACACATTAGCATTTGTGTACTCTCCCTCCAAAAATTCCCTTTATG ATTCCCAGTTGAAGGATAATCCAGCTTTCTCCATGCTAAATGATTCAGATGACGAAGTCATTTATGG GAGTGATTATGAAGACATGCCTTTACAAAACGGACGTGCTATTAAAGCAACTGCAAAGTACCAGGATGAGAGTGACAGCGACTGA
- the tmem181 gene encoding transmembrane protein 181 isoform X3: protein MWIHGEILTYFVATQSVNQIKWNGILAPMRLYTLSKRHFVLVFVVFLICFGLTVFIGVAGPRIIAEQEHNGDQLVVKNFTVKTGPFNLVSPPLTTYNQQLWLTCLMQVENSNMGDFKQPFEINVELKGVVQDASVMHINTVNQKSRTLHCGAKCDEIIVLHLGYLNYTRYQVAVSFKGLENITYEIKVKFVWKTYNPTFSQVEIWFRFVFVVLTFMVTCMFAHSLRKFSMRDWGIEQKWMSILLPLLLLYNDPFFPLAFLVNSWFPGTLDAFFQALFLCALLLFWLCVYHGIRVQGERKFLTFYMPKLIIVGLLWLSAVTLGIWQTVNELRDPTYLYKVDIANFQGMKVFFLIVVALYVLYLIFLIVRACSELKNMPYSDLRLKFLTALTFVVLVISMVILYLRFGAKALQDNFVAELSTHYQNSAEFLSFYGLLNFYLYTLAFVYSPSKNSLYDSQLKDNPAFSMLNDSDDEVIYGSDYEDMPLQNGRAIKATAKYQDESDSD from the exons ATGTGGATTCACGGGGAAATTTTAACGTATTTTGTCGCTACACAATCTGTAAACCAAATTAAATGGAACGGTAT ACTGGCCCCCATGCGGCTGTACACTTTGTCTAAAAGGCATTTTGTCTTGGTCTTTGTGGTGTTCCTGATCTGCTTTGGCCTCACAGTCTTCATTGGGGTTGCAG GTCCAAGAATTATTGCTGAACAGGAGCACAATGGAGATCAATTAGTTGTAAAAAATTTTACAGTAAAG ACTGGGCCGTTCAATCTTGTTTCTCCACCTCTCACTACCTACAACCAGCAGCTATGGCTCACCTGTTTGATGCAGGTtgaaaacagcaaca TGGGAGACTTCAAGCAGCCCTTTGAGATTAATGTTGAGCTCAAGGGAGTGGTGCAGGATGCTAGTGTGATGCACATCAACACAGTGAACCAGAAATCACGAACACTGCACTGTGGGGCT AAATGTGATGAGATCATTGTGTTACATCTGGGCTACCTGAACTACACCCGGTACCAGGTTGCTGTCAGTTTCAAAGGGCTTGAAAATATTACATATGAAATCAAGGTCAAATTTGTG tgGAAAACATACAATCCCACTTTCTCACAAGTGGAAATCTGGTTCCGGTTTGTCTTTGTGGTGTTGACTTTTATGGTGACT tGTATGTTTGCTCATTCACTGAGGAAGTTTTCTATGAGGGACTGGGGCATAGAGCAGAAGTGGATGTCTATTTTACTCCCTTTGCTGCTGCTCTACAACG atCCTTTTTTCCCATTGGCTTTTCTGGTGAACAGCTGGTTTCCAGGGACGTTAGATGCTTTCTTTCAGGCTCTCTTCCTGTGTGCTCTCCTGCTCTTCTGGCTCTGTGTTTACCATGGCATAAGAGTTCAG GGCGAGAGAAAATTCCTCACTTTCTACATGCCCAAGCTGATCATTGTCGGTCTTCTGTGGCTCTCAGCGGTTACACTTGGTATATGGCAAAC GGTTAATGAACTAAGGGATCCTACCTATCTGTACAAAGTGGATATTGCAAACTTTCAG GGTATGAAGGTCTTCTTCCTGATCGTTGTTGCCCTCTACGTCCTCTACCTGATATTCCTGATTGTCAGAGCTTGCTCTGAACTCAAGAACATGCCTTATTCAG ATCTCCGGCTTAAATTTTTGACAGCACTTACATTTGTGGTGCTTGTTATCAG CATGGTCATTCTCTACCTGAGGTTTGGTGCCAAAGCTCTTCAAGACAATTTTGTGGCTGAATTGTCAACTCATTATCAGAACT CAGCTGAATTTTTATCCTTCTATGGCCTGCTCAACTTTTATTTGTACACATTAGCATTTGTGTACTCTCCCTCCAAAAATTCCCTTTATG ATTCCCAGTTGAAGGATAATCCAGCTTTCTCCATGCTAAATGATTCAGATGACGAAGTCATTTATGG GAGTGATTATGAAGACATGCCTTTACAAAACGGACGTGCTATTAAAGCAACTGCAAAGTACCAGGATGAGAGTGACAGCGACTGA
- the tulp4a gene encoding tubby-related protein 4a has product MFAAVEHGPVLCSDSNILCLSWKGRVPKSEKEKPVCRKRYYEEGWLATGNGRGVVGVTFTSSHCRRDRPTLQRVNFNLRGHNSEVVLVRWNEPFQKLATCDTDGGIFVWIQYEGRWSVELVNDRGAQVSDFTWSHDGTQALISYRDGFVLVGSVSGQRHWSSEINLESQITCGIWTPDDQQVLFGTADGQVIVMDCHGRMLAHILLHESDGIVSMSWNYPSFLVEDSSESDTDSDDYSPPQVHTQKPLLTVSFTSGDISLMNNYDDLSPTLIRTGLKDVVVQWCSQGDLLAVAGMERTILSPDTPCPPPTKNAVVKFYNVRGEHIYTLDTPAQRPITTLCWGHRDSRLFLASGPALYVVRVEHRVATLQLLCQQGIATAVKEEKDVAKLTMPSRLCSYVTAAFVPTIKPPIPDPNNMRDFVSYPTAGNERLHCTMKRTEDNPEVGGPCYTLYLEYLGGLVPILKGRRISKLRPEFVIMDPKTDGKTDEIYGNSLISAMIDSCNCSDSSDIELSDDWVGKKSPKISRGSKSPKLPRINIDPRKSPKLSRATQEISRSPRLPIRKPSIGSPSLSRREFPLDDINQQNYLAQVTSNIWGTKFKIVGLATFLPTNLGAVIYKTSLLHLQPRQMTIYLPEVRKISMDYINLPVFSPNVFSEDEDDLPVTGPAGGADDNPPCTVNIPIAPIHSPAQAMSPAQSIGLVQSLLANQNVQLDVLSNPTATPSGAAVSGSDQSQDAILTTQYTVPTRYSSPGQVIFGGLEVGRLMVGPPPSHPSQQQQPQPSQQQQQQQLLQHHQQIQHHQQQLQLQQQQQQMLQHQQQIQQQLHHIQQQHQQHLQQHIQMQQLQQQHQQIQQQLQQQQQQQIQHQLQSQQQQHQMQQQQLHHQLQQQLQIQIPVSSMSSGQPSGAALHQLQPGALQIQIPHTPADLVVDRAIGNEHEHLLKIKTTRSTPQLAEGDTVVFSAPLELSKMNPPPPYPGTVAAAVAAAAAAAASASASTAASSSSGTGGGTSGTPPPGDLCLKKGEFQLYPSGQQQAQYPTPLGYERITTFDSSGNVEEVCRPRTRLVCNQNVYTLQGPGSSATLRVTSSSSSSTADKKIQLPYTSATLNRLTAPRYSIPSGDPPPYPDPANQNSTAGRNPGQRIDSSLIHATLRRNSREAAIKVSQMEPPRPLPPKAKNSALAASFQQRVPTALYTCSQCSSGSSVGGTAPGSANGIAGGTIIRQDFPPGNGPPHSTVIVHSNSVTPLASQSSYSLMSALEGSMGGTGGSNRDRADYVNSAFTEDETLNQSLRHLALGGNDASGLVVKRPPPYQWDPATTEEVWVPQERTASLNSTGPPGSHKPPPLVLSPAQHLDVTRLPFVLSPKSPTSPGTASFQAAPAATGYQISLQYSPATAYTGGQLQQVPGSPRPCSSPKEVVAPIPFSQQDATFVLPPGYPANLANLACCPLPPLYPGGSACPGIPIPPIAVHTPWGTYNSCPPIPSPAVPLPPKASHIDKNVLSPPPPPPPPPLPPAELQSHGALQEAMAEAGESFQEVLSLTESPVPQRSEKFNKKNRKRIDGRAEEANVQQLAEGSKSKKEGRALGDFNSLISSPRLGGRDKKKLKGQKEQQLKSKKLSKATTNSEFQDSSESEPELFISGDELLNQCQSGKKGWKSKRNLRAGSELDEIKCRKSNEKEDRGLGSQGFVYVMANKQPLWNEATQVYQLDFGGRVTQESAKNFQIELEGRQVMQFGRIDGNAYILDFQYPFSAVQAFAVALANVTQRLK; this is encoded by the exons GTTGTATTGGTGCGGTGGAACGAGCCCTTCCAGAAACTTGCCACTTGTGACACAGATGGAGGGATTTTTGTTTGGATTCAGTATGAAGGCCGCTGGTCTGTGGAGCTGGTCAATGACCGTGGAGCTCAG GTGAGTGACTTCACCTGGTCGCATGATGGCACTCAGGCTCTCATCTCATATCGTGACGGCTTTGTCCTGGTGGGCTCTGTCAGTGGGCAGAGACACTGGTCCTCCGAGATCAACCTGGAAAGTCAGATCACCTGTGGTATTTGGACTCCTGATGATCAGCAG GTTTTGTTTGGTACGGCAGATGGACAGGTCATAGTGATGGACTGCCACGGTCGCATGCTGGCCCACATACTGTTGCATGAGTCGGATGGTATTGTCAGTATGTCCTGGAACTACCCCAGTTTCCTGGTGGAAGACAGCAGTGAGAGCGACACAGACTCTGATGATTATTCTCCACCACAAG TGCACACCCAAAAACCACTACTTACAGTCAGCTTCACCTCTGGAGACATCAGCCTGATGAACAATTATGACGACCTTTCACCCACACTCATTCGCACTGGTTTGAaag ATGTTGTGGTCCAGTGGTGCTCTCAGGGGGATCTCCTGGCAGTAGCAGGGATGGAGAGAACAATCCTGTCCCCTGACACCCCTTGTCCTCCACCCACCAAAAATGCCGTTGTCAAGTTCTACAATGTTCGGGGAGAACACATCTACACTCTAGACACACCTGCACAG CGTCCCATCACTACTCTCTGCTGGGGTCACCGCGACTCACGTCTGTTCTTGGCATCGGGCCCGGCTCTCTACGTGGTGCGTGTCGAGCACCGCGTTGCCACTCTGCAGTTACTCTGCCAGCAGGGCATCGCAACAGCAGTCAAGGAGGAAAAAGATGTTGCCAAGCTCACTATGCCTTCCCGTCTTTGTTCTTACGTCACTGCTGCTTTTGTCCCCACCATCAAG CCCCCCATCCCAGATCCCAACAACATGCGGGATTTTGTGAGCTACCCGACAGCAGGGAACGAGCGCCTGCACTGCACCATGAAGCGTACAGAGGATAACCCTGAGGTGGGAGGGCCGTGCTATACTCTGTATCTGGAGTACTTAGGTGGTCTGGTGCCTATCCTGAAAGGCCGACGGATAAGTAAACTGCGCCCTGAGTTCGTCATTATGGACCCCAAAACAGATGGGAAAACAG ATGAAATATATGGCAACAGTTTGATATCGGCAATGATCGACAGCTGTAACTGCTCCGACTCTAGTGACATTGAGCTAAGTGATGATTGGGTTGGCAAGAAATCTCCAAAGATATCCCGAGGAAGCAAATCTCCCAAACTTCCCAG GATTAATATTGACCCCAGAAAATCACCCAAACTGTCCCGTGCTACACAAGAGATCTCTAGGTCACCACGGTTACCCATACGAAAACCCTCAATTGGATCACCCAGTCTGTCACGAAGGGAATTCCCTTTAGATGACATCAACCAG CAAAATTACCTTGCACAGGTCACATCCAATATTTGGGGAACAAAGTTTAAGATAGTGGGGCTGGCAACATTCTTGCCAACCAATCTTGGTGCAG TTATCTATAAGACAAGCCTCCTACATCTGCAGCCCAGACAGATGACCATTTACCTGCCAGAGGTGCGCAAGATCTCTATGGACTACATCAACCTGCCTGTCTTCAGCCCCAATGTTTTcagtgaggatgaagatgacCTTCCTGTCACAGGGCCTGCTGGTGGTGCTGATGACAACCCCCCCTGCACTGTAAACATCCCTATTGCTCCCATTCACAGTCCCGCCCAGGCCATGTCCCCTGCCCAAAGTATTGGTCTGGTTCAGTCACTCCTAGCCAACCAAAATGTTCAGCTGGATGTCTTAAGCAATCCCACTGCAACCCCCTCAGGAGCAGCTGTCAGTGGGTCAGACCAAAGCCAGGATGCCATCTTGACAACCCAGTATACAGTACCCACAAGATACTCTAGTCCTGGTCAGGTCATTTTCGGGGGCCTGGAAGTGGGCCGCCTAATGGTTGGACCTCCACCATcccatccatcacagcagcagcaaccGCAACCAAgtcaacaacagcagcagcagcaactaTTGCAACACCACCAACAAATTCAGCATCATCAACAGCAGCTACagttacagcagcagcagcagcagatgctccagcatcagcagcagattCAACAGCAACTCCACCAcatacagcagcagcatcaacagCACCTTCAGCAACACATACAGATGCAACAgctacaacaacaacatcaacaaattcagcagcagctgcagcagcaacaacaacaacaaatacagCATCAACTACAgtctcagcagcagcaacatcagATGCAGCAACAGCAGCTCCACCATCaacttcagcagcagcttcaaatTCAAATCCCCGTTTCCTCTATGTCGTCAGGCCAACCTTCTGGTGCAGCACTGCACCAACTGCAGCCAGGTGCACTGCAGATCCAAATTCCTCACACACCTGCTGATTTAGTAGTAGACAGAGCAATAGGGAATGAACATGAGCACTTATTGAAGATCAAAACTACTCGGTCAACTCCACAGCTGGCTGAGGGGGATACAGTTGTGTTCAGTGCTCCTCTAGAGCTCAGCAAGATgaaccccccacccccttaCCCTGGAACTGtggctgctgctgtagctgctgcagcagctgctgctgcttctgcatCAGCTTCCACTGCAGCTTCCAGCTCATCTGGAACAGGAGGGGGCACAAGTGGAACTCCTCCCCCTGGTGACCTATGTCTGAAAAAGGGAGAGTTCCAACTTTATCCTTCAGGTCAGCAGCAAGCACAGTACCCCACACCACTGGGCTATGAGAGGATAACAACGTTTGACAGCAGTGGGAACGTTGAAGAAGTATGTCGTCCTCGAACACGCCTTGTCTGCAATCAGAATGTCTACACACTCCAGGGACCTGGCAGCTCTGCCACTCTCAGGGtcacctcctcttcatcctcctctacAGCTGACAAGAAAATTCAGCTGCCCTACACCTCTGCTACTCTCAACAGACTCACTGCACCCCGCTATTCCATACCCAGTGGAGACCCACCTCCATATCCAGACCCAGCCAATCAGAACAGCACTGCTGGGAGGAACCCTGGACAGAGGATTGACAGCAGTCTGATCCATGCAACCCTCAGAAGGAACAGCCGAGAAGCCGCAATTAAAGTTTCTCAGATGGAACCTCCTAGGCCACTGCCTCCGAAAGCTAAAAATAGTGCACTAGCAGCCTCATTCCAGCAGAGGGTGCCAACAGCTTTATACACCTGCAGTCAGTGTAGCAGTGGATCAAGTGTTGGAGGCACAGCCCCGGGGAGTGCCAATGGAATAGCAGGAGGCACTATTATCAGACAGGATTTCCCTCCAGGGAATGGACCaccacacagcacagttattgTTCACTCCAACAGTGTAACTCCTCTGGCCTCCCAGTCGTCTTATAGTCTGATGAGCGCACTTGAAGGATCTATGGGTGGAACAGGAGGGAGCAATAGAGACAGGGCCGATTATGTCAATTCAGCATTTACTGAGGATGAAACACTGAACCAGTCACTGAGGCATCTGGCACTGGGAGGAAATGATGCATCAGGGCTTGTTGTCAAACGCCCACCTCCCTATCAGTGGGATCCAGCTACCACAGAGGAAGTGTGGGTTCCTCAGGAAAGGACAGCATCTTTAAACTCCACTGGTCCCCCTGGTTCACACAAACCACCCCCCCTTGTTCTTAGCCCAGCTCAGCACTTGGATGTAACCAGACTGCCTTTTGTCCTTTCTCCAAAGTCCCCCACCAGCCCTGGTACTGCATCATTTCAAGCTGCTCCAGCAGCTACAGGCTACCAAATCTCTCTCCAGTACTCTCCTGCAACTGCCTATACTGGAGGCCAGCTCCAACAAGTCCCTGGGTCACCACGCCCCTGCAGCTCCCCAAAAGAAGTGGTGGCCCCCATTCCTTTCTCACAGCAGGATGCAACTTTTGTCTTACCACCAGGTTATCCTGCTAATCTAGCAAACCTAGCCTGCTGTCCTCTCCCGCCCCTGTATCCAGGAGGAAGTGCTTGCCCTGGGATTCCCATTCCTCCAATTGCTGTTCACACACCGTGGGGTACATATAATTCTTGTCCTCCTATTCCCAGTCCCGCGGTGCCACTACCACCCAAAGCCTCCCATATAGACAAAAATGTTCTCTCgccaccacctcctccaccaccccCTCCACTACCACCAGCAGAGCTGCAGAGCCATGGGGCATTACAAGAGGCCATGGCAGAGGCTGGGGAAAGTTTTCAGGAAGTACTCTCTTTAACTGAGAGCCCTGTGCCACAACGGTCAGAAAAGTTCAATAAGAAGAACCGTAAGCGGATTGATGGTCGGGCTGAAGAGGCTAATGTGCAACAGCTGGCTGAAGGGAGCAAATCAAAAAAGGAAGGCAGAGCTCTGGGTGATTTCAACTCACTTATCTCTAGTCCACGTCTGGGAGGAAGGGACAAGAAAAAACTGAAGGGACAGAAAGAGCAACAGTTAAAGTCTAAGAAGCTGAGTAAGGCTACTACCAATAGTGAGTTCCAGGATAGTTCAGAGAGTGAGCCAGAGCTTTTTATCAGTGGTGATGAGCTCCTCAATCAGTGTCAGAGTGGTAAGAAGGGCTGGAAAAGTAAGAGGAACCTTAGGGCTGGCAGTGAACTTGATGAGATCAAGTGTCGAAAATCCAACGAGAAAGAAGACAGAGGACTGGGCAGCCAGGGGTTTGTTTATGTCATGGCCAACAAGCAGCCACTTTGGAATGAAGCAACGCAGGTTTACCAGTTGGACTTTGGTGGACGTGTCACACAGGAGTCAGCCAAGAACTTTCAAATTGAACTGGAGGGCAGGCAG GTGATGCAGTTTGGAAGGATTGATGGAAATGCCTACATCTTAGACTTTCAGTATCCCTTCTCAGCTGTCCAGGCATTTGCAGTGGCTTTGGCCAATGTCACTCAACGCCTCAAATGA
- the tmem181 gene encoding transmembrane protein 181 isoform X2 encodes MERLAPMRLYTLSKRHFVLVFVVFLICFGLTVFIGVAGPRIIAEQEHNGDQLVVKNFTVKTGPFNLVSPPLTTYNQQLWLTCLMQVENSNMGDFKQPFEINVELKGVVQDASVMHINTVNQKSRTLHCGAKCDEIIVLHLGYLNYTRYQVAVSFKGLENITYEIKVKFVWKTYNPTFSQVEIWFRFVFVVLTFMVTCMFAHSLRKFSMRDWGIEQKWMSILLPLLLLYNDPFFPLAFLVNSWFPGTLDAFFQALFLCALLLFWLCVYHGIRVQGERKFLTFYMPKLIIVGLLWLSAVTLGIWQTVNELRDPTYLYKVDIANFQGMKVFFLIVVALYVLYLIFLIVRACSELKNMPYSDLRLKFLTALTFVVLVISMVILYLRFGAKALQDNFVAELSTHYQNSAEFLSFYGLLNFYLYTLAFVYSPSKNSLYDSQLKDNPAFSMLNDSDDEVIYGSDYEDMPLQNGRAIKATAKYQDESDSD; translated from the exons ATGGAACG ACTGGCCCCCATGCGGCTGTACACTTTGTCTAAAAGGCATTTTGTCTTGGTCTTTGTGGTGTTCCTGATCTGCTTTGGCCTCACAGTCTTCATTGGGGTTGCAG GTCCAAGAATTATTGCTGAACAGGAGCACAATGGAGATCAATTAGTTGTAAAAAATTTTACAGTAAAG ACTGGGCCGTTCAATCTTGTTTCTCCACCTCTCACTACCTACAACCAGCAGCTATGGCTCACCTGTTTGATGCAGGTtgaaaacagcaaca TGGGAGACTTCAAGCAGCCCTTTGAGATTAATGTTGAGCTCAAGGGAGTGGTGCAGGATGCTAGTGTGATGCACATCAACACAGTGAACCAGAAATCACGAACACTGCACTGTGGGGCT AAATGTGATGAGATCATTGTGTTACATCTGGGCTACCTGAACTACACCCGGTACCAGGTTGCTGTCAGTTTCAAAGGGCTTGAAAATATTACATATGAAATCAAGGTCAAATTTGTG tgGAAAACATACAATCCCACTTTCTCACAAGTGGAAATCTGGTTCCGGTTTGTCTTTGTGGTGTTGACTTTTATGGTGACT tGTATGTTTGCTCATTCACTGAGGAAGTTTTCTATGAGGGACTGGGGCATAGAGCAGAAGTGGATGTCTATTTTACTCCCTTTGCTGCTGCTCTACAACG atCCTTTTTTCCCATTGGCTTTTCTGGTGAACAGCTGGTTTCCAGGGACGTTAGATGCTTTCTTTCAGGCTCTCTTCCTGTGTGCTCTCCTGCTCTTCTGGCTCTGTGTTTACCATGGCATAAGAGTTCAG GGCGAGAGAAAATTCCTCACTTTCTACATGCCCAAGCTGATCATTGTCGGTCTTCTGTGGCTCTCAGCGGTTACACTTGGTATATGGCAAAC GGTTAATGAACTAAGGGATCCTACCTATCTGTACAAAGTGGATATTGCAAACTTTCAG GGTATGAAGGTCTTCTTCCTGATCGTTGTTGCCCTCTACGTCCTCTACCTGATATTCCTGATTGTCAGAGCTTGCTCTGAACTCAAGAACATGCCTTATTCAG ATCTCCGGCTTAAATTTTTGACAGCACTTACATTTGTGGTGCTTGTTATCAG CATGGTCATTCTCTACCTGAGGTTTGGTGCCAAAGCTCTTCAAGACAATTTTGTGGCTGAATTGTCAACTCATTATCAGAACT CAGCTGAATTTTTATCCTTCTATGGCCTGCTCAACTTTTATTTGTACACATTAGCATTTGTGTACTCTCCCTCCAAAAATTCCCTTTATG ATTCCCAGTTGAAGGATAATCCAGCTTTCTCCATGCTAAATGATTCAGATGACGAAGTCATTTATGG GAGTGATTATGAAGACATGCCTTTACAAAACGGACGTGCTATTAAAGCAACTGCAAAGTACCAGGATGAGAGTGACAGCGACTGA